From Brassica rapa cultivar Chiifu-401-42 chromosome A06, CAAS_Brap_v3.01, whole genome shotgun sequence:
tctaAAACATTTTCAGTAATAACATATGTTCCGTTTTCGAATGTTTTTTGTTACGTgaacaaaatgtttttttttttaacaactgaATGCCACAGACTAATCCATATCCACAAgctgtatataattattttagtatttcAATGTAGCATCGAGTTAAGAGATAAGAAATTACATCATCATTTGCTTTTGATGTAGGAAGGAACATCAGCAAGCAATCAAATAATTCATGAGCGAGAGAATCCCTAACTCTAAGAAGAAGAACATTGTTTTACGTGTATAACAGAAAGCGCATATCCGTTTTGGCAACAGCGGGTCCCATCCTCCTCACGCGCTGCTTTCTCCGACCCGACCCGAAACTATCAATATTCTTCCTAGAACCATATCCTTTGTTAGAATGTATTCTTATCATGAATTTTCTAAAATTAGGatgaatgctttttttttttgctaaatatagagaatataatttttgtctgaaaataatatgattaagtaaaaatattttctacaataattttataattaaaatagaatcTGGTTTATAAATACTCTTAATTTTTAGTATTACTATATGGTCTTTTAAATTATGGTATCAACGTAccaatgtaatatatttttaacttaaaatgaataaaaattatttataaatgagtaataatttgtatatatatgctttatatcaaattttgatGATTTAACTACCGGATAAATttgttgctgacaaaaaaaactatcggataaattttgatatatggTTTATATCAactttttcaataaaaaaactaCTGGAGACATGCAAATATACTctaatcatttttttctaacaTTTTAAAAGGGTTAATCGATTATTGAGGTGTCTCTCAACATTAAATATGTTAGCTGTAAAAGATACTAGCTAGTAGTTGCAAAAGATAATTGTACTTTTAATCTTAATTTATCCCCTAAGATGTGCctaaaaataaattcatatccacaagcaaataaaaatcctcTTTGCGTTTCCTAGTTGGATCCTCTTTTtcatcttttaatttaaaaccaaaattcATTCGCATGCATTATCCGATAGTACAAAATAAGACAAATTATGAAACTTATAAATTACATCTAAACTCTACGTAGTCACAAATATTTATCTTGGAGTATTTTCCCGTAATAAGTATTTGGATAAACTTCATAATCAACTAAGCTATATATTTGATGAGGTAAAATCCACTTTTTAATGGTAATAATTATGAATATAATAACCAAAACATATATTGAAGTTATCAATATTGATAGTATTTGTAATCATACATTAAAACTTTGGTAGTTatagattaccaaaaaaaaaaacttaggtaGTTATACCATCTCGCTATTTATTTATGAAGATAAATGCATAGGTTAATAgagaaatacaaataaaaaaataataatctgtTTAAGGAAGCCTCTGTGCGAAAAAGAGGCTCTACTGGACGTTCCCATTCTCGTCCTTATACAGCTTGCCTGAGCCAGctgttttcttcttcatctctctctctctctctctctctctctctctctcgcgtcGAACTCTTTTCCTCGCTCTCAAATTCCTTTCCTCTATCAAATCGTCGGCATTGTCTACCTTTCCGATCTAGCTCTTTCACCATTCGAAATCTCCGGCGACAAGCCTGATCTCAAGGTTtgttgaattattattattattattttatttttccggAACTTTCTCTGATCTCCGTCAATGTCGGTTTAGTCTCTCGTCAATTTTTTATCATCGCGTGTTTTCTCTTAATTTTCGCTAGATCTGGTTGCAATTTCGTTTGATCTGATCGATTCGTTCGCGTTTTGATTAGCCGTGATTCGTCGGTGCAAGCTGTGAAAATGCCGGTGGAGGTGGAGAGAGACCAAGGAGAGGTGTCGGTGAAGGTTGATATGGAGAATGCGGCTGAGAACAAACAGGAGGTGGTAGCTCCGGCCTCCAAAGAGGACGTTGGGGATGAGATCAGCCGTGGCGGCAACAATGGCAACGGCAACGGCAACGGTGGCGGAAACGAGAAGGAGGATACGGATGGTTCCTACGTTTTCGTTACGGAGAACGATACCGTGGGAGATGATCCCGTCGTGTCTGATTCTGTTGAGGCGGTTGATGATGCCATTGTGGAGAAAGATCTTAAGGAGGGAGAGGTTCTGAGTCCTGAGGAAGGTAAGGTGGAGGCTACAAGTAGTCAAACCGTGGAAAGCTCTGGAGAAGAGAAGGCAGTTCATGGACCAGAGGAAGTCGTTGAGATCCCAAAGTCAGAAACCGAGGATCTTCTTGAGAAAAGTGTGGATCAAGAGAATCCTGGTAATGGGCATCTTGAAATTGGGCTTGATGGTAAAGTGGAATCTATTGAGGAAGTGGATCAAGATTCTGAAGTTGGATCCAGGGATATTCCAGAGAATAATGCGGAGGATCCTGCGGATTTGCAGGGAAAGCCTGAAGATAAAGTCGAATCTGAGATTAAAACAGATGTGGAGGGGCATCAAGGGGATATGACTGGAGCTCAAGAAAAATCTGATCTGGACGTAGATATGGCTGAAGCTCAAGAAAAATCTGATCTGGATGTAGATGTTTCTGAAGATCTTCAACATAACGAGGACGTAGCAAAGGCTTCCCTAGGTGATTCAGATGAGGGAAGTGAGTCTAAGGCTTCTCCAACTGACCACAGTGATGGAGGCATGGGTCTGGAACAACCTACGCTAACAGATCCAGCTGATACCGTTAATGGATCTGAAACTGTGAATGATCGCACTGGATCTGAATCTGTAGCAGTTTTGGAACCTGTTTCTGCTGAGAACGGTCACCCTCAGTTAGAATCAGAAGTTGAGAAAACAGGTGATGCCTCATTCACTTCAGAGGCGGAAAAAGTCAATGCTCCTGATGGTGATGTGTTGCCAGAATCTGGAACCGTGGAGGTTGGTGTATCAGAGGTAAGTACTGACGTCCCGAATGATAGTCAAACTCTCACTGACGTCAGCTTGGAATCCCACACATCTGGCGAAGATGGTGTTGTTGAAAATGGTAATAGCAACCCAGAATCTGAAGCGATTCAGGACAGTGCTTTTGTTGACAACAGCAAGGTGCAATCTGAAGCTGGAGCTGTTGAAGCTTCTGTTTCTGATGAGAGTATCACTACTCATCAAGAATCTCAAGATGCCAGCGAACCTGCTTGTGATGAAGATGGAAAACAACAGATAGCATCTGAAGTTACGGAAGTTCTTGATGCCCCTGCTTCAGAAGAAAGCAGTGATGCTGTCATTGTTTCCAAAGATAGTGTTCTGGTAGCTCCCGTTTCTGATGACTCATCTTGTACTAACCAGCAGGAATCAGAACGTGGTGTGATATCTGGGATTGTTGAAAAACTTCCATCCCATGAGCTACATGAAGATGCAACTTCTGTCAATAATCCAAGTGTAAATCTAAACGATGACACCAGAAGTCAAGGTTTCTCAGAGGATCATGGTGTTGTTACGAACCAGAAGATCCAAGACGATAGCAGTGTTCAGTCAAAAGAAGTTACCGACGTGAATGAAAAACATGCTCCAGTTGAGAAAGTTCAAGAGAACAACTCCGAAAGGGACTTAGATACTGGCGGTGATGTTTGTCTAACCTCTGCTGAGGAAGTGAAAGAGTTACCTGCAGGGGATCTTTCTGGGAATGAGAGTGCTGACACCATCTCTACAAACGTCAATGGATCATCGAACTTGTTGGATTCCAAAAGCGCAGTCTCTGAGTTGGCAGAAAGCTCAGCAGAAGGACCGGTTGGAGAAACAGGCGCTGTTGCGACGAAATCTGAAGCTGCGCAACCAGTTAAAGAAAGCACTGAACCACATGTTGTTACACCCGCTATTCAATTTGGTGAAATAAACAGAGAAGTCCTTTGTGGTTCAGAAGTGAACGTTCCCATCGCTGTTGATGTGTGTGAGGATACACCTTCGGAAGAAGTTCCTGAGATAAATGACGCGGACATAAAAGATAGATCTGTGATGAAACCAGATGAAGAAGTCGATTCGAATACTGAGAGCCTTGACAGCACAAAAGCCCCTCTCGACAACAATGATCTAATAAAGGTAAGTAAAGAGGATGATTCGAGGGAGGAAAAAAATGAGACAGATGGCGCCACTTCCTCAGTTGCATCTGATACCAAACATACAGGAGCTACAGACTGCGTGGAAAGCCAACATGTTGAAATCAAAGGAGGTAATAAGTtgatataaaatgaaattaggctgtttacttgttttttttttttttgaggaaaCGCTGGAGTTGACTGTATATCTACATTTTGGTGTTCAGGAGATGCTGCTAAAACAGATGATAAAGCAGAAGGTTCAGCGCTTGATGCTTCTGAAGGAAACACTGTAGCGGCAGAGATAGAGAAAAGACCATTCTACTTTCTGCCTAGAGTTCCAAGATATGATGACGAGAAGTTAGCTGAGCAACTCAAGCATGCTGAAGCGCAGGTTGATCAAAAAACACAGAGTCGGGATGCTCTTAGAGAGGACATCCAAAAGATACGCGTAAGAAATGCTTTTGAGATCTGTCATAACGTAAAGCATTTTATAGTAAATTTGGCTCTGACATTTGTTGAAATCATTATCTCTAGGCAACATGCAAGGACTATGATATCAGTTACAAGGCGGCCATGGCAGAAGAGAGATCTGCAAGAAAAGCAATGCATTCAAAACGGCAGGAAATTGAGGCCCTTCAGTCTGTGATTAGCCGGGTTAAGAGTGCTGCCTCTGTTGACGATATTGATTCAAGGGTAAGACTCCCTGCAGATCACATTTCCTGCAAACTGTTGTTACAATATTTTGCTTGACAATCTTGATTATGCTTAATCTATCTTATTTCTCTGCCTCCAATCAGGTGAATAATATGGAACACATGATACAACACGAAACTCTATCTCTGAGTGAAGAAAAAGGATACATTCGGGAAATAAAGCAGCTGAAGCAACTCCGTGGTCAGATATCTTCGAGTATGGGTACCAAGGATGAAGTTAAGCAAGCATTAGATGACAAAGAGAAAACGGAAGAGCGTTTGAAGGTACACTACAATCTAAGCCATCTAGCAGTCATCTTTGTGTCTCATTCTTCTCTCTCTACATTGATTCAAACCTATTTTGTCGGTTGAAGGAGCTTTATTTCCTTCTATTTACATAGCGTCCATCAGGGTGATTTAGCTATCTCGTCCATTCTTTGCGGATATCATTTACACAGTGCATAATGTGACATTTCTCATTATGACAGATGTTGAGAAAGGAACTTGACGCCCTCAGAAACGATCTCTCAAAAGTCGAAGCAGTCACAAAAGCTGCTAAGAAAAAGTGTGATGAGGAATGGGAAGTGCAGAATAAACTGCAACAACAGTTCAGAGCTGCTGATGCCGTTCGCCAGGAAGCATTTGTGCACCTACAAGATTTGAAGAAACAACAACGAGAAAAGGTACCCAAAGAGCATCTGGAACCGGACATAAACTGACAAATGCTTGCATCTATATTTTGATTAAATCCTTCATGTTCTTACAATTTCCTTTTGGTATTGCAGAACAAATATTTCTTCAAGTATAGAGATGATTCAAGGGCAGCCAATGAAATGGCTTTGAAGAAAGACAGGGCAGCCCTGCAAAGCCTTTGCTCTGACCAGGTTTAAGCACAAGCCAAATAAATTTCCAACTACGGTTTTAATCCCTGTATGTCGGTTTGGTACTCATTATAGCCTTTAAACAGGTGGAGAATTTCATGAATATGTGGAACAACAACGAAGAGTTCCGTAGCTATTATGTAAGATGCAACACAAGGAGTACGTTAAGAAGATTAGGAACACTAGATGGACGATCTCTTGGCCCTGATGAGGAACCACCCCGGATCACTTATGCTGCAAGAACGGACAAATTTAGAACTGTGAGTGACAGGGCAGAGAAACATGAGACAGCTCCACCAGTTTTAGCAAAAGAAGAGAAGGTCGTTAAATTTGAAGGTTCAAAAGTTGAAAACAATGGAAAGGATATTCCAAAACCGGCTGAACAGAAGAACCAGACCACGAAACCTAAGAAGGCCGTCAAACCAGACCAGCCTCTACAAATTGTCAAGGAATTGGTGTCTGCAAAAGAGGAGATAGAGAAGTCAGCaacaaaggaagaagaagaagagacaccTAAGTTGACCAAAGAGGAAGAGGAACAGATTaagaaagaagaggagaagaggaAACAAAAGGAAGCAGCGAAGATGAAGGAGCAGCATCGCTTGGAGGAAATAGCCAAAGCGAAAGAGGCaatggagaggaagaagaagagagaagaaaaagcaAAAGCAAGAGCTGCTCTTAAGGCTCAGAAGGAGGCTGAAGAAAAGGAAAAGGtaacttattattattatctagtCTCTCTCACCAGTATGTTTAAGTTGGGACAAGAATGATTCATAAACTCTTGTGCTTGTCATTGATCTGATGCACAAACTCTCTCTTATGTAGGAACGAGAAAAGAAACTAAGGAAGAAGGAGAGAAGAAAGGGAGTTATTACATCAGAAGAGACACCAGAAAACCCAACTGAGACATCAGAAGCTGTAATCGAAACTCCAAGGGAGATTGATATTCCAAAGAAACAAACCGCTGAGGAGAGCCAACAAATCAAGAAGTCCCACAAAGCATCATCACAGTTTCTCAAACAAAACAAGTCGAAATCTATTCCACTACCTTTGAGGAACCGAGGAAGCAAGAAAAAACTGAAGCAGTGGATGTGGATTGGACTCATAGTTCTGGTCGCCCTCGCATTGTTCCTTCTCGGTAACGCAAATCTCTCCTTCTCTCCCGAAAATCTAtggtttatataaaaaaagagaaatgatGAAAGTGGCACTCTCTCACACACTTTCCCTTTTTGTTTGGATCCTCATCTTTAATTAGTTTGGGTTGTGTTTGgtgttttctatttattttgttcttaaAAGTGGAAGCTCTGATTCATTGATTTCACACAGACAACAGACATTAGATTGGTTTTGCTTGCTTGGTATTGTCTAAGAAACACGactttaagttttgtttttataccataatatattattatagcaATAATGTCTTCTCTTCCTTTTGATCTGAAACATAGTGTCTCCAAACGTCAATGTCTCATGTAACAGGCATGCTGTAGATTAGTATTACTAACTGCTATTGTAGTTCATAGCATTTAGTACCCATTATTGTCAAAGTAAGGACCAAATCCATTCTCGGTGTTGGTAAACATCTTCACACCTATGCACCACTTGAGTTGGTGAATCCGTTtcatattctatattttgatCCAAATAAAAACAGCTTCAAAAGAGTCAATAGTTGAAAGGGTTGTTGGTGACCAACTTAGGCGCCGTGATGGACTATGGACAACGATACTCTCTGCACCAATCACAGAGAGATTCCCATGCCTTTATAAGACATGAAACTCGTTGC
This genomic window contains:
- the LOC103872890 gene encoding dentin sialophosphoprotein; the protein is MPVEVERDQGEVSVKVDMENAAENKQEVVAPASKEDVGDEISRGGNNGNGNGNGGGNEKEDTDGSYVFVTENDTVGDDPVVSDSVEAVDDAIVEKDLKEGEVLSPEEGKVEATSSQTVESSGEEKAVHGPEEVVEIPKSETEDLLEKSVDQENPGNGHLEIGLDGKVESIEEVDQDSEVGSRDIPENNAEDPADLQGKPEDKVESEIKTDVEGHQGDMTGAQEKSDLDVDMAEAQEKSDLDVDVSEDLQHNEDVAKASLGDSDEGSESKASPTDHSDGGMGLEQPTLTDPADTVNGSETVNDRTGSESVAVLEPVSAENGHPQLESEVEKTGDASFTSEAEKVNAPDGDVLPESGTVEVGVSEVSTDVPNDSQTLTDVSLESHTSGEDGVVENGNSNPESEAIQDSAFVDNSKVQSEAGAVEASVSDESITTHQESQDASEPACDEDGKQQIASEVTEVLDAPASEESSDAVIVSKDSVLVAPVSDDSSCTNQQESERGVISGIVEKLPSHELHEDATSVNNPSVNLNDDTRSQGFSEDHGVVTNQKIQDDSSVQSKEVTDVNEKHAPVEKVQENNSERDLDTGGDVCLTSAEEVKELPAGDLSGNESADTISTNVNGSSNLLDSKSAVSELAESSAEGPVGETGAVATKSEAAQPVKESTEPHVVTPAIQFGEINREVLCGSEVNVPIAVDVCEDTPSEEVPEINDADIKDRSVMKPDEEVDSNTESLDSTKAPLDNNDLIKVSKEDDSREEKNETDGATSSVASDTKHTGATDCVESQHVEIKGGDAAKTDDKAEGSALDASEGNTVAAEIEKRPFYFLPRVPRYDDEKLAEQLKHAEAQVDQKTQSRDALREDIQKIRATCKDYDISYKAAMAEERSARKAMHSKRQEIEALQSVISRVKSAASVDDIDSRVNNMEHMIQHETLSLSEEKGYIREIKQLKQLRGQISSSMGTKDEVKQALDDKEKTEERLKMLRKELDALRNDLSKVEAVTKAAKKKCDEEWEVQNKLQQQFRAADAVRQEAFVHLQDLKKQQREKNKYFFKYRDDSRAANEMALKKDRAALQSLCSDQVENFMNMWNNNEEFRSYYVRCNTRSTLRRLGTLDGRSLGPDEEPPRITYAARTDKFRTVSDRAEKHETAPPVLAKEEKVVKFEGSKVENNGKDIPKPAEQKNQTTKPKKAVKPDQPLQIVKELVSAKEEIEKSATKEEEEETPKLTKEEEEQIKKEEEKRKQKEAAKMKEQHRLEEIAKAKEAMERKKKREEKAKARAALKAQKEAEEKEKEREKKLRKKERRKGVITSEETPENPTETSEAVIETPREIDIPKKQTAEESQQIKKSHKASSQFLKQNKSKSIPLPLRNRGSKKKLKQWMWIGLIVLVALALFLLGNANLSFSPENLWFI